In Legionella israelensis, the genomic window CAGTTTGACCTTGATACCTGTCTGAATGAGAAACCAGAAATTCCAGCTTACTCAGACTAAGTTCAATCTGTTTTCTATCTTCAATGGACAATTGACGATAAAATCCTTGTAGGTCATTTACACATCGGGTCAATTCAAACAGTAAATGGTCCATCTGAATGTTTGCAGAATCGAAATTTTGCATGGTATCGCTCCTTTAATAAAAGAGGGAGAGATGGTCCCAGATGGGGACAAACTCATCCCCATTGGGTTATGCAATATCACCAACCATAAAGTTGATTTGCCAAGTTTTTAAAGAATGAATGCTCAAAGCATATACGGCATGACACCGTAAAACTGTCCGTGAAAATCTTGTTTTCCATACAAGATGTTTTTCCCGACTTAACGCTCAGCCACAGGATTAGGGAAAGAAGGTGGCTTTATAGTAAGACCATGAAGGTTTCGCCAGGATTTCACAGGCTCATCAGTTACTTTCTCTTTTGATTTTATCAGCGTAGGAATTTAATTCAACAGGATGTTCTAATTGATATCAAATGATATTGGCTGTTATTGTTTGTTATCGGAAATTACAATTGTTACAATAAATATTTATTGATAAACAATAAAAATATGTTATTATTCAATTTTATTTAATTGAAAAAGGTGAATGCTATGAGAAAAATAAAAACTGCTAGTCGAATACTCCATTTAATCTTCATGTCGTTATGTTGGTTGCTACCAATAGTTACGGCATTTTTTACATTCTTCCACATAGATACAATGATCCACTATGGCATGTTTGATCAAATTATTTCCTCATCAAAAATCCACTCAACTGATTATTCATTGATACATAAAGCAATAATATTCACTATTCAATTATTACCTCTTTCTATAACGATATTTATCTGTCATCGACTCGCTAAATTATTTAATTTATATGAGCATGGAAGTCTTTTCGAGCTCGATAATATTAAGATTATAAAGCAAATAAGTATTCTCATGATTATAGGGGAGTTCATTCAAATTATTTACCAACCTCTGATAACTGCAGCTTTGAGCTTTAATAACCCTGCAGGCCAACGTTTTGCGTCTATCACACTTGGCTCGACTAATCTTACTACACTCATTACAGCTTTTATTATCCTAATAGCATCTTGGATGGTAAAAGAAGCATATGAATTAAAAAATGATGCACAATTAACGATATAGGATAGACATTATGGCTATTGTAATTAACTTAGATGTAATGATGGCAAAGCGAAAATGTCGTTTAAAAGAGCTGGCTGAAGCTGTAGGAATAACAGAAGCAAATTTGTCTATTCTAAAAAATGGAAAGGCAAAAGCAATTCGATTTTCTACTTTGGAGAATATATGTAAATATTTACGTTGTCAGCCAGGTGATATTCTCGAATATCAAACAGACAAAGAAGTTAACTTGGTTTTTGAGACAGCATGAGAGTTGATTGAACTTATCTTATTATTCAGCCTATATAAGTTCGTAGGATAGAAATGCGAGAATGGCCAAGTTGACGACTGATAATTCCGACCCTGTAAATAATTCTGTGTAACTGTCATTGGTTAAACAAAATCAATTAAGCGTTCTTCAAACTCGATCATAAACCGGTTTAAAGCGGCCTTCCAATATTTAATGGGCATAGTCCATTTTTTGGAAGCATCCATTATAGCCAGATAAACAACTTTTTTAGCCGAATCATCGGAAGGAAAGAGTTTTCTTTTTTTAATGGCTTTTCTGATGACACTATTTAGAGACTCGATGGCGTTTGTTGTATAAATAGCCTTTCGAATGTCCTCTGGATAATTGAATAAGGTATTGAGATTATGCCAGTGACTGCGCCAGGAGCGGCTTATCTGAGGGTATTTATTATCCCAGCGTTCAGAAAATTGCTCTAATGCAAGCAAGGCCTCATCTTCGGTTGCTGACTTGTAGATGAGCTTCAAATCAGCGGTAATTGCCTTATAATCCTTCCAGGGAACGTACTTAACAGAGTTACGCACCATATGGACAATACAAAGCTGGATTTTTGTTTCCGGGAATACAGTATTAATGGCATCGGCAAAGCCCTTAAGCCCATCAATGCAGGCGATAAGAATATCTTTGACGCCACGATTTTGCAGTTCTGTCAGCACGTTCAGCCAGAATTTAGCCCCTTCATTTTCAGATAACCACATTCCCAACAGCTCTTTCTGGCCTTCAAGATTAACACCCAGCGCAAGATAAATGGATTTATTGATAACCTGCTTATCCTGTCTGATTTTAACCACAATGCAGTCCAGATAAACGATAGGATAAACGGCTTCCAAAGGACGAGATTGCCACTCGATAACGTACTGCATCAGTAACTTTAGAAATCAAGGTCGGAGAGACATCAGCATCGTACATTTCTTTGAAGGTTGCAACAATTTCCCGGGTTGTCATGCCCTTGGCGTAAAGACTAAGGATTTTGCTATCCATTGAGGTTAAACGAGTTTGGTGCTTCTTTACTAACTGCGGCTCAAAGCTTCCTTCTCTGTCTCTTGGAGTGCTCAACTCAAACTGGCCTTCCTCAGTGCTTAATATTTTCTTGCTATAGCCATTACGGCTATTTGAGATATCAGATTTTTCATACTTGTCATAACCAAGATGCTCATCCAGTTCGGCATTAAGCGCTGCCTCAACGGTAATCTTGGTTAACATTTGACTGATATCATTTAGACCTTTTTCAGTCTTTAATGATTTGGCTGCTTCTCTTGCAAAAGCTTCTAATTCTTTTCGATTCATTACTATCTATCCTTAGCCATAAAGGCCTATATGATAGACAGTTACACAATTTTATCTACAGTCTCATAATTCCACGTGCTTTGTGATCAATTTGCCTTTCCTGTTGATTCAGCTGTTTTGTGGTTGGTCCTCCATTAATCGGAGATTGCCAGCCTTTATGTTGCGGATCAAATTGTTTTGTTAATTCAAAGTACCTTCGCTGTGCAAAGGCATGTCTTAGGCCATGTAATTTGTTAATACCCATCAATTCAGTCTGACTTTGGTAATGTCTTAAATGCTGTTTGTAAGTTCTGTCCTGAGGAATCAAGGATTGTCCTGACGGTAATTGCTGAAGTGCCTTATTTAACCATTGCCTTTGGGCATCATTAGTTATCCATAAAGTTCTGCCAATACCGCCTTTTGTCCATGATGGTTTTATTTGCAAATAGTTTCCCTGAAAGGCATCGGATAGCACAACCTTCATCGACTCTTCCCTTCGAAGGCCAAATAAGGATTGTGCCTCCAAAGATAAGCGTATTAATGGATCGCTGCATTTGCTTAAATCTATCTCGTGGATTGCTTTGTTGACTGTGGTGACATGACTTCGCTGAGGAATCTGATAATCATCGTTTTTAGATTTTACTAGCTGGGGCTTATCTAAAAATTTGGCTGTCCCTCTAAGCTTTGACATATAATTTTTGATGGTGGCAGGGCTTTTGCCTTGTTCTTTCCAATGTTCCACCAGAACAAAGATATGCTTAGGCTTTAATCCTTTGATATGCGATAACTTATAGCCTTTCTCATGCAGATCCTTGATGCAACGATTGAGCATCACCCGCATGTCAGCTCGGCTGGCATGAGAATATCTTTTAATCTCCTTCACCATTTCGTTAATTGAAAATTTGGCGCTGCGTAGTTTGTTATTGCTCATGCAGGTAATTCCACACGGTTGTACGTGATGATAGCCCCATCTCCTCCATAATCAGCCAGGTTAATTCATAATTGCTTATATCTGATTGCAGCTGTTGTTTGAGATTCCTGGTGTACAAATAGCGGAAATTTTTAATTGATGATGAGAGTTTTAATCTGGTTAATTCCTGCCTATAGCTACAGAGTAAAATCTGATAGCCAATGGCATCAATAAGGTTGCCAGAACCTCCGATTAATGAACTAAAATCTCGTAGTAGGGCTACTTGAACGTCATTGCGTATTGGAATAAATCGATCGTGGCTATTGGTAGCAATTTCGCGTGTAATCCATAAAGAATGTTCCTGGACATGAAAGTCAGGACTAAGGCGCATCGCTTCGCTTAACGTGAGGCCAAATTGAATTTGTAAGCCGGTTAATAATCTGGCTGATGGGGTGCTTATGTTTTGCCAAAAGCCAGGATAAATCTTTGGCTTTTTCTTATGTTTTTTTGGTCTTTTAAGTCCAAGGCTCTCGTTATTGATTTCATTTGCAGTTGGACATTCCATTTCATAAAGGAATTTTCTAATGATGCCCAGATGGCGCGTGATAGTGGCAGTTTTTAATTTTCTCTTCTGCCAGTGTTCAACCAGTTTCTGAATATGTACTGGCTTAATCGTCTGCCATTTAGGCGGCACATTGCCAACGATAAAAAGATCGTCAATCATTTTATGAATGACATAGTACCGGCGTTTTCTCTCCTTGAAACAGCCGCGATGATCAGAGTTTAAAAACCGGTTGGCGGTTTGTCTTAATGATTGTTTTCGCATCGCTTCACCTCAATGTTATTTGCCCTGGCTTTGGTTTAGTGTTGGTCGAGCGGCTCACTCAAAGGCGAAACCTGGCTTATGCCATAAAGCTCGAAACAGGGGGCAAATCAAATTGCCGTACTACATTTTTTTGGTGGTTATCCTCCTTATTGTTGAAATGTTAACGACATAGCAAAATGCGTAGCATTTGCTTAGATGGTGTCAATACAGAGTATGTATGCTGACTTCAAATTCCGCTGGAATTTGTTCTGCCGAATGGCAAGTATCCGTGAAGGGTATCCCGACTGAACGTCCAGCCACAGGGTTAGGGATTGGGGTGGCTAAGCACAAGACCTTGTAAAAGGTTTCGCCTTTACAGGCTCATCAGCTGTGCTAATTAAAAGCTATCAAATCGGTGCTTGCTGCGCAAGGATTTATAGTGGGTTTTTTGTTCAAACGCGTTGAGCGCCTTTGAACAAAAGGGCGGAATGTGTTGATTTTACTGGGTAAAATCAAGGATGGTTTCCTGCGTCACTGCACGGAATATGCAGTGACGCAGAACAATCTTTTTATCTGGTTAATAAAGATTTTATATATTTTCTAGCCAACCCACCTGATTATTAATGTTATTAGAACACCATTCGATAAATTTTTCTGAATACCTAGGTGTGCTTTCGTTTAGATAAAAATAATCTCTATTAGATTTTATTTTGTATTTCCTAACTATTTTGTAAAAAATGTGATTCGTTATCATTTTAGGACGGATTCTACCGTTTATAGCATCTCTAGCATCAAAAGTTTTATAAGGATGAGAGCGTGTAGGATCGACAGGCTCATAGATTCTTATCGCTTTTTCTCCAGTATCACCTGAATGCAACGTAATATCAGATGCACTTTCATTCTTAGTTAAGCAAAGTTTATAATCCATGGATATTGCAAATTCAGGACTATTTATTTTGTTCGACTGGTTTCTGAGTTTCCCAAGGAATTTTTGGACTATATCTGCTGAAGCTTCACCATATCTTTGTTTTAATATATTTGTTGAGACAGCATTTCCTTCTATAATTAAATTTAATAAGCCTGAGTTCATAGAAGGTAAAGGGGTTCCTCCAGTTATCTGGTTATATTTTTTTACATAATTTAAAATTGTTGACTGAAATAAACGACATAAGTCATATTGAATTTCATTTATAGCCAAATGTACCGCCTGATCTCGGATATTCAAAATTTCTTCAATATTTTTTCTAATATTACTATGTTCAGGATATTGCTTTTTCAACGCATCTCTACAACTAATTGTTTGACTCTTGTTCTTTTTATAAATTGCTTCAAGTGCATTGGTTTGAACAATCTCTCCCTTAAGTAATAACTCCCATGAGTTAGCTATCAACATTGCAAATAATTCTATCCTTGATGGCTGATTGGGGCTGTTATAAAGCTGTAGAGCTGTTAAGAATGAGTTTTTGCTTTTCTGGTATAGATTATGTATAAACTTTTCTGTGTCGTTTAGAAAGTCACTTCCTTTATTCTGACTCATTAACGTAAGAAAATCGAAATCAGTTAATTCTGATAGGCCTGAACAGTACCACAATTTTTCTTTATAGCTATAAAAACAATACTCCCTTAAAAAGGCACTTAGATATTTTTTTATTGTGGAAGGCGCATAATTAGTTTCTTGAGCAATAGAATCTGGAGTGAAACCTTTTTGTGTATCTTCTTGAACTTTAAGTGAGCGTAAAAATTTTAGAAGATTATTTGTATTTTCTTTTCTCAAAATCAAAATCCATTTTAATCCATTAATATTTAGTATAGCAGTCAGGTTGCAAACTAATGTGGAAAAGTTTTGATGTTCTATAATTATACATACAAAATTATTGAGATGGGAACTAAAGGAGCGTTTTCTTGAAGCCCTCACCTTTATAATGCATTTTCTCTAATCGGTTAAAGGAATAACGATATTTTATGAGTCAGGTAAGCAATAATATCTATGTATATGCTGATGAGTCAGTACGCAAGGGAAAATATTTCTCAAATTTTTATGGTGGGGCTTTGCTTGTCGATGAAAATCACAACGATGTTATTCTCAACTTCTCAATAGCAAAAAAGATGAGCTGGAAATTAATGGGGAAATAAAATGGGATAAAGTTAGCGGGAAGACATTTCTACAATATAGTAAATTTATAGAGTATTTTTTCGGCTTAATAAATGATGATATCGTGAAAATAAGAATAATGTTTAGTCAAAATAATAAGGTTGCATGCAATTTAACAAAGGAGCATAAAGAGAAAGGTTATTTGTTTTTATACTATCAATTTTTGAAACATGCTTTTGGCTTACAATACCTTGCAAGTGAAAATAAATATTCAATGCATTATTATTTAGATTTATTGCCTCAGAAAGAAGATGATTGTAATAAGTTTAAGTATTTTGTCAGCAATTTAGATAAATTTATTCCAGATCAATATAATTTAGTTTGCTCTGCTGAGCAGATACATGAAGTAGACTCTAAAAAATCAATTATAATTCAATCAGTTGATATTGTATTAGGCGCTATACAAGCAAAGTTGAATGACAAGTTTGCTAATAAAAATAAAAACAAAAAACGACCCGAAAAAACAAGATTAAAAGAAAATCTATATAAACGTATAAATAGCCACATAAGAGAAATATATCCAAATTTTAACATAGGAGCCTCAACTAGTTATCAAAACGATATATCTAATAGATTTAGGCACCCTTACCGGCATTGGAATTTTGAGCCAAGTGATAATGTGTCTAATCCACACTATGTATCTAAAAGCAGATGATATAATCTGTCTACATTACGTCTACATGAGATTTTCGAGTTTTTTGAAAAGCACTGCAAGTGCTTGATTTTATTGGTGGGCCCACTAGGACTCGAACCTAGGACCAACGGATTATGAGTCCGCTGCTCTAACCAACTGAGCTATGGGCCCGGATTTTCTCTGTTGATAGAGGTTAGAGCGTCTAACCTCTATCATGTGGCGGGTATTCTAAACATAAAAGGCTTAAAATACCAGAGAAATTTTTTTAGCTTTCGTCTCCTTCCAGGAAGCTTCTCAGTTTTTCTGAACGTGATGGATGACGTAACTTGCGTAAGGCTTTGGCTTCGATTTGACGGATACGTTCTCTGGTGACATCAAATTGCTTGCCGACTTCCTCAAGGGTATGATCCGTGTTCATTTCAATGCCAAAACGCATGCGCAGGACTTTGGCTTCTCTTGGTGTTAATGTTTCCAGTATCTCAAGTGTGGCTTCACGTAAGCCTTCAGCCGTTGCTTTATCAATGGGAGAATCAATATTGACATCTTCAATAAAATCACCTAAATGAGAATCATCATCATCACCCACTGGGGTTTCCATAGAAATGGGTTCTTTGGCTATTTTTAAGACTTTTCGTATCTTGTCTTCACTCAGATCCATTTTTTCAGCCAGCTCTTCAGGCGTGGCTTCGCGTCCTGTCTCCTGCAGGATCTGACGAGAGATTCGATTTAACTTATTGATGGTCTCAATCATATGAACAGGTATTCGAATGGTTCGTGCCTGATCAGCAATGGAGCGGGTAATGGCTTGACGAATCCACCAGGTGGCATAGGTTGAAAACTTATAACCGCGTCGATATTCAAATTTATCAACCGCTTTCATCAAACCAATGTTGCCTTCCTGAATGAGATCTAAAAATTGCAATCCGCGGTTAGTGTATTTTTTGGCAATTGAAATCACGAGGCGCAGGTTTGCTTCTACCATTTCTTTTTTAGCACGTCGGGCTTTGGCCTCTCCGATAGACATTTTACGGTTAATGTCTTTAATGTCGCTGATTTTCAAGCCGTATTCTTCTTCAAAGTTGGCCAGCTTAGTTTGCAGACGAATAATTTCGTTTCGATGCTCACTGATACGTTCCAGGTCCAATTTTGCCTTATGTTTGGAGAGAAGGGTATTAAGCCAAGTCAGATCCGTTTCCTGTCCTGGGAAAGTGTCAATAAACAGCTTTCGCGGGATACGTGCTTTTTCAATGCACAGGCGCATGATGTTTCGTTCAAATTCACGAATATGGTTTCGTAATTGGCGGAAATGACGTGTGAGCTTATCTACCTGTCTTGAGGTAAGCTTTAACTTCAGGAAGGAATCGGACATAATTTCCAGAAGTTCAATTGTTTTTTTATCGCTACGTCCCCGTTCCTGGAGAGCACTCATGGACAGATCGAAATTTTCCCGAAGTTCATCAAAATAAGCTTTTGCTTGTTCCAGACTAGGCCCGGTATCCGTATCGCCAATATCATCTTGTCCTCCTTCCTCGTTTTCTTCATCCAGATCACCGAGGATACCTCCTCCTTCGTTTTCGTCGAGCATGGAGCCGATGCTTGCCGCCGGAGCTTCTTCTTCTGAGTCGGAAAAACCGCTAATGACTTCACTAAGGCGCATTTCATCTTCCAGCACCCGATCATAGTCCTCAAGAACAAGCTGTATGGTTTCAGGATAATGTGCCAGTGATTTCAGGACTTGATAAATACCTTCTTCAATCCGTTTGGCAATACGAATCTCGCCTTCACGGGTCAATAGCTCAACCGTACCCATTTCACGCATGTACATGCGGACAGGATCAGTAGTGCGTCCCGTTTCCTTATCAACGGAAGCAAGAACGGCAGCGGCTTCTTCGACATCTTCCGGAGCTTCTTCTGTGTTTCCAAGCAGTGCCAGCTCGTCGTCACTGGGAGGATGTTCAAAGACCTTGATGTTCATGCCTTCCAGCATGCTGATGATCACATCAAAATGTTCAGTATCAACAATATTTGGTAACAGGTCGTTAATTTGAGCATAAGTCAGGTAATTTTGTTCTTTTCCGAGACTTATGACTTTTGTGATCTGTGAGCGTTGCTGTTCTTGGTCATTTGTGGTCATAGGCAGTTTCTTTCGTAAGAATTGTTAAAAATTTCAAACCTTTTATTATAGACTGGCATAAGAAAACTTGCCAGCCCATTACTGTTTTATTTTTCATCAATGGAGGTTTGATGGCGTTTTCTGAGCATATCTTGTAACAAGATACGTTCTTCATCAGTTAAGCCTTCCTGGCGGGATTTTTCAATAAGTTGATGAATTTTATTTTCTTTGTTCTGTTTCTGTAAGAATAGAACAATATCGATAAATTCTCTAATCTGTTCTGCTTCTGGAACTTGGTGATCCCAGGCAGCCAGTTTGTTGATGGATTCAAAAAGCGGTGAATCGCGCCATAATTCGATCAGTGTGGCGGTATTGCTTTGTGGAGTCTCTGAAAGATACAGGAGTAATTTTTTCAAGATGAGTTGATCGTCTCCTACCAGCAGATTTGGATTAATATGCTCGATACAGGATGAATAAATTTCCGGATTTTGCAGAAGAAGAGCAACAGCGACACGGATCGGTGTGCGTGATATAATGGCTCTGGGTTCCTGAGGTTTTATATTCTCCTTGTCGCTTAATAATTGTGTTAATCGATGGTGATCGATATGTGTTTTACGGGCAAGATCGTCAATCAGTAACTGTTTATAAGAACCCTCATTCATTTTTGCCAGATAAGGTCTGGCCATGTTTATCAGTTGCGTTTTCCCCGCCGGCTGATGCAAGTCGATGCCCATACTTAAGGTTGTAAAGAAAAACTGATGCAGGGGAATGCCATTGTGGATTCTCTTTAAGAAAGCGTGGTTGCCTTCCTGGCGAACAAGACTATCGGGATCATGTTCTTGTGGTAAAAAAACAA contains:
- a CDS encoding DUF3800 domain-containing protein — encoded protein: MKWDKVSGKTFLQYSKFIEYFFGLINDDIVKIRIMFSQNNKVACNLTKEHKEKGYLFLYYQFLKHAFGLQYLASENKYSMHYYLDLLPQKEDDCNKFKYFVSNLDKFIPDQYNLVCSAEQIHEVDSKKSIIIQSVDIVLGAIQAKLNDKFANKNKNKKRPEKTRLKENLYKRINSHIREIYPNFNIGASTSYQNDISNRFRHPYRHWNFEPSDNVSNPHYVSKSR
- a CDS encoding DUF3644 domain-containing protein yields the protein MRKENTNNLLKFLRSLKVQEDTQKGFTPDSIAQETNYAPSTIKKYLSAFLREYCFYSYKEKLWYCSGLSELTDFDFLTLMSQNKGSDFLNDTEKFIHNLYQKSKNSFLTALQLYNSPNQPSRIELFAMLIANSWELLLKGEIVQTNALEAIYKKNKSQTISCRDALKKQYPEHSNIRKNIEEILNIRDQAVHLAINEIQYDLCRLFQSTILNYVKKYNQITGGTPLPSMNSGLLNLIIEGNAVSTNILKQRYGEASADIVQKFLGKLRNQSNKINSPEFAISMDYKLCLTKNESASDITLHSGDTGEKAIRIYEPVDPTRSHPYKTFDARDAINGRIRPKMITNHIFYKIVRKYKIKSNRDYFYLNESTPRYSEKFIEWCSNNINNQVGWLENI
- a CDS encoding phage integrase N-terminal domain-containing protein, with translation MSNNKLRSAKFSINEMVKEIKRYSHASRADMRVMLNRCIKDLHEKGYKLSHIKGLKPKHIFVLVEHWKEQGKSPATIKNYMSKLRGTAKFLDKPQLVKSKNDDYQIPQRSHVTTVNKAIHEIDLSKCSDPLIRLSLEAQSLFGLRREESMKVVLSDAFQGNYLQIKPSWTKGGIGRTLWITNDAQRQWLNKALQQLPSGQSLIPQDRTYKQHLRHYQSQTELMGINKLHGLRHAFAQRRYFELTKQFDPQHKGWQSPINGGPTTKQLNQQERQIDHKARGIMRL
- a CDS encoding DUF2975 domain-containing protein, with the translated sequence MFDQIISSSKIHSTDYSLIHKAIIFTIQLLPLSITIFICHRLAKLFNLYEHGSLFELDNIKIIKQISILMIIGEFIQIIYQPLITAALSFNNPAGQRFASITLGSTNLTTLITAFIILIASWMVKEAYELKNDAQLTI
- the rpoD gene encoding RNA polymerase sigma factor RpoD, whose amino-acid sequence is MTTNDQEQQRSQITKVISLGKEQNYLTYAQINDLLPNIVDTEHFDVIISMLEGMNIKVFEHPPSDDELALLGNTEEAPEDVEEAAAVLASVDKETGRTTDPVRMYMREMGTVELLTREGEIRIAKRIEEGIYQVLKSLAHYPETIQLVLEDYDRVLEDEMRLSEVISGFSDSEEEAPAASIGSMLDENEGGGILGDLDEENEEGGQDDIGDTDTGPSLEQAKAYFDELRENFDLSMSALQERGRSDKKTIELLEIMSDSFLKLKLTSRQVDKLTRHFRQLRNHIREFERNIMRLCIEKARIPRKLFIDTFPGQETDLTWLNTLLSKHKAKLDLERISEHRNEIIRLQTKLANFEEEYGLKISDIKDINRKMSIGEAKARRAKKEMVEANLRLVISIAKKYTNRGLQFLDLIQEGNIGLMKAVDKFEYRRGYKFSTYATWWIRQAITRSIADQARTIRIPVHMIETINKLNRISRQILQETGREATPEELAEKMDLSEDKIRKVLKIAKEPISMETPVGDDDDSHLGDFIEDVNIDSPIDKATAEGLREATLEILETLTPREAKVLRMRFGIEMNTDHTLEEVGKQFDVTRERIRQIEAKALRKLRHPSRSEKLRSFLEGDES
- a CDS encoding helix-turn-helix domain-containing protein; amino-acid sequence: MAIVINLDVMMAKRKCRLKELAEAVGITEANLSILKNGKAKAIRFSTLENICKYLRCQPGDILEYQTDKEVNLVFETA
- a CDS encoding phage integrase N-terminal domain-containing protein, whose product is MRKQSLRQTANRFLNSDHRGCFKERKRRYYVIHKMIDDLFIVGNVPPKWQTIKPVHIQKLVEHWQKRKLKTATITRHLGIIRKFLYEMECPTANEINNESLGLKRPKKHKKKPKIYPGFWQNISTPSARLLTGLQIQFGLTLSEAMRLSPDFHVQEHSLWITREIATNSHDRFIPIRNDVQVALLRDFSSLIGGSGNLIDAIGYQILLCSYRQELTRLKLSSSIKNFRYLYTRNLKQQLQSDISNYELTWLIMEEMGLSSRTTVWNYLHEQ